In Brevibacillus brevis NBRC 100599, a single genomic region encodes these proteins:
- a CDS encoding HPr family phosphocarrier protein, with product MVQFEVTVNVEGGLHARPAALLVNCSSQSQSKITLSKGTKHADGKSILGIMTLGVSQGDTLTVQIDGADEQNVATAIQQLLEQSSSNI from the coding sequence ATGGTTCAATTTGAAGTAACCGTCAATGTAGAGGGTGGGCTCCACGCGAGACCAGCTGCTCTACTCGTGAATTGTTCGTCGCAATCTCAGTCAAAGATTACGTTGAGCAAAGGGACAAAACACGCAGATGGCAAAAGCATTCTTGGCATCATGACGTTGGGTGTCTCCCAAGGCGATACCCTGACCGTTCAGATCGACGGAGCGGATGAACAAAACGTAGCAACTGCGATTCAGCAGCTATTGGAGCAATCCTCGTCAAACATATAG
- a CDS encoding pseudouridine synthase, producing MKRERLDKVLANMAIGTRKEVKALVKQRLIVVDGVVATDPGMHVIAEEQEILVDGEPLNFKRWVYVLLNKPPGVVSATEDNVHETVVDLLPYEWAIKVHPVGRLDIDTEGLLLLTNDGHLSHSLLSPKKKVDKEYFARIEGRVTERHVQEFAKGVELEDFTTLPAKLEIISSGETSEIRVTIMEGKFHQVKRMFAAFDLHVVYLQRIRMGPLHLDPSLAPGEYRELTEEELHMLQNVNK from the coding sequence ATGAAACGTGAACGTTTGGACAAGGTGCTGGCCAATATGGCAATCGGCACGCGCAAGGAAGTGAAAGCATTAGTAAAACAGCGACTGATCGTCGTAGACGGCGTTGTCGCAACAGACCCAGGAATGCATGTCATTGCCGAGGAGCAAGAAATCCTTGTGGATGGAGAACCGCTTAACTTTAAGCGCTGGGTATATGTTTTGCTGAACAAACCACCGGGGGTGGTTTCAGCTACAGAGGACAATGTCCATGAAACCGTAGTGGACTTGCTCCCGTACGAGTGGGCAATCAAAGTGCACCCTGTAGGCCGACTGGATATTGATACAGAGGGTCTCTTGCTCTTGACCAATGACGGTCATCTCTCCCATAGCCTCTTGTCCCCGAAAAAGAAAGTGGACAAGGAGTACTTTGCCCGTATCGAGGGCCGGGTCACTGAGCGTCATGTTCAGGAGTTTGCCAAAGGCGTGGAATTAGAGGACTTCACTACACTGCCAGCCAAGCTGGAGATTATCTCTTCGGGAGAAACGTCAGAGATTCGTGTCACCATCATGGAAGGAAAGTTCCATCAGGTAAAGCGGATGTTTGCTGCTTTTGACCTGCATGTCGTGTATCTGCAACGGATTCGTATGGGCCCGCTTCACCTTGACCCGTCACTCGCCCCTGGTGAGTATCGCGAACTGACCGAAGAAGAGCTGCACATGCTGCAAAACGTAAACAAATAA
- a CDS encoding methyl-accepting chemotaxis protein yields MSGKLGNTMGRTGLSLRTKLLAGFLTVVALLAFVSVFALSQIKGVTTISGDINKSWMPAVTLLGTMNGDISDVERLALDIIVEQNEEELTKQKKVLDQLLVKIEDERKQLKTLVYASNKEGSEAANLFEEFNSKYDAYLEKMPEFVKLGRENKYDEASKLHSVAYPLWYEANDNIKNLIDIYSEGAGQVSQSASELSQQAFVIILVSTSVAAVIALLIAFFMSHIISKPVQKMNQAAVRIASGDLTGETIVLRNKDELGTLAASFNTMTANLRTMIESVATTSEQVAASSEELLASAEQNAQASEQISQTVEELAVGTSEQVNIVKNSSQAMGEMALSSEQIAQLAQSVSVSAVDAAKQSEEGNMIIKSAVEQMSAVRNSITSLSELVMGLGERSAEIGTITEVINNLASQTNLLALNAAIEAARAGEHGRGFAVVAEEVRKLAEESSLSAQRITDLVQLIQNDTRQAVEAVKMNSDETRSGMEIVTAAGQAFENISNAVNKVASEIQEVSAGAEQMAASADEVVNYVEQISAIAEEASSGVHNVSAATEQQQASTEEIASSADSLSKMAEELQEQINKFKV; encoded by the coding sequence ATGAGTGGCAAGTTGGGAAATACAATGGGGAGAACAGGGCTTTCACTTCGCACCAAATTACTTGCGGGGTTTCTTACAGTTGTTGCGTTGCTGGCATTTGTCAGCGTTTTTGCATTAAGCCAGATCAAAGGAGTAACCACGATATCTGGGGATATCAATAAGTCATGGATGCCAGCAGTTACCCTTCTTGGCACGATGAATGGAGACATTTCGGATGTGGAGCGTCTTGCGCTCGATATTATCGTTGAACAGAACGAGGAGGAGCTCACGAAGCAGAAGAAGGTTCTGGATCAACTGCTCGTCAAAATCGAGGATGAACGGAAGCAACTTAAGACGCTTGTGTATGCCAGTAATAAGGAAGGCAGTGAGGCTGCCAATCTGTTCGAAGAGTTTAACAGCAAATACGATGCATACTTGGAAAAAATGCCTGAGTTCGTGAAGTTGGGCAGAGAAAACAAATATGATGAGGCAAGCAAGTTACATAGCGTGGCCTACCCATTGTGGTACGAGGCCAATGATAATATCAAGAACTTGATCGATATATACAGTGAGGGGGCCGGACAGGTTAGTCAAAGCGCTTCAGAGCTTTCTCAGCAAGCGTTTGTTATCATTCTGGTGTCTACGTCCGTAGCGGCTGTTATTGCACTGCTCATCGCCTTCTTCATGTCACACATCATCTCAAAACCTGTCCAGAAAATGAATCAGGCCGCTGTCCGAATCGCGAGTGGCGATCTAACGGGCGAGACGATTGTACTGCGTAACAAGGACGAGTTGGGCACGCTGGCGGCTTCCTTCAACACGATGACAGCGAATCTGCGCACCATGATTGAATCGGTGGCTACGACTTCTGAGCAAGTAGCAGCTTCGTCGGAGGAACTGCTAGCGAGCGCCGAGCAAAATGCGCAGGCATCGGAGCAAATTTCCCAAACGGTCGAGGAACTGGCCGTAGGTACCTCCGAACAGGTCAATATTGTCAAGAACTCCTCGCAGGCCATGGGCGAAATGGCTTTGAGTTCGGAACAGATCGCACAGCTGGCACAGAGCGTATCGGTATCGGCCGTTGACGCGGCCAAACAATCTGAGGAAGGTAATATGATTATCAAGTCAGCGGTCGAACAGATGAGTGCTGTCCGGAATTCCATCACGTCCCTTTCCGAGCTGGTTATGGGTCTGGGAGAACGTTCGGCAGAGATTGGAACGATCACCGAGGTCATTAACAATTTGGCAAGTCAGACGAACCTGCTGGCGCTGAATGCGGCGATTGAGGCCGCCAGAGCCGGGGAGCATGGTCGCGGATTCGCTGTCGTTGCCGAAGAGGTTCGGAAGCTGGCCGAAGAATCCTCATTGTCTGCGCAGCGAATTACTGACCTCGTGCAGCTGATCCAGAATGATACAAGGCAAGCGGTTGAAGCCGTTAAAATGAACAGCGACGAGACGCGAAGCGGCATGGAGATTGTCACAGCAGCCGGACAGGCATTCGAGAATATCTCGAATGCAGTCAACAAGGTGGCAAGTGAGATTCAGGAAGTATCCGCAGGCGCTGAACAGATGGCGGCAAGCGCGGACGAGGTCGTCAATTACGTAGAACAGATTTCGGCGATTGCAGAGGAAGCATCTAGTGGCGTGCATAACGTATCTGCCGCTACGGAGCAGCAGCAGGCTTCCACAGAGGAGATCGCTTCGTCAGCGGATTCCCTCTCGAAGATGGCGGAGGAGCTTCAGGAGCAGATCAACAAGTTCAAAGTATAA
- the ptsP gene encoding phosphoenolpyruvate--protein phosphotransferase: protein MLKGIPVSAGISIAPVLRLTHETAITQAESITPVDTTQELGLLSKSVEQAREQLEKLKEQTEEQLGSEKAAILSAHIAFLDDPAFVGEMSALIENQQLAASTAVSQVADQFIALFESMDDAYMKERADDIRDVSRRLIRNISGGDTVISYPEEPFILVAWDVTPSETLQLPLQHVRGIVTAKGGATSHAAILARSLGIPAVMGAGDALMEKVDSGSLLIIDGTSGQLIVSPDTGTLATYQEKAAQEEKERQLYEAIKELPAETTDGHCVHLMANMAVPEESDALIESGVEGIGLFRSEFLFMDRSTLPDEAEQFAAYKHVAAAFGDKPVIIRTLDVGGDKHLPALALPQEENPFLGFRAMRISLARPELFLVQLRALLRASAFGRLLIMFPMISHMEQLREAKRLLEQAKAELRAEGIAFDENIAVGMMMEIPGACLQADVFAKEVDFFSIGTNDLVQYTLAVDRMNANIAELYSYYHPAVLRLISQVIEASHRAGIWTGLCGEMAGDPLATKLLLGLGLDEFSGAASVMPKVKERIRSTSLEEAKRLAEHVLTLSTVDEVVQYLKDRAL, encoded by the coding sequence ATGTTAAAAGGAATCCCGGTTTCCGCTGGTATTTCGATTGCCCCTGTTTTACGCCTCACACACGAAACAGCCATCACGCAGGCAGAGTCCATCACTCCAGTAGATACGACTCAGGAGCTTGGACTACTTAGCAAGAGTGTAGAGCAAGCACGCGAACAACTAGAAAAGCTAAAAGAACAAACAGAGGAACAACTAGGCTCGGAAAAGGCAGCCATCCTCTCTGCTCATATCGCCTTTCTGGATGACCCGGCATTTGTCGGGGAGATGAGTGCGCTCATCGAAAATCAACAACTCGCGGCATCTACCGCCGTTTCGCAAGTAGCGGATCAGTTCATCGCTCTCTTTGAGAGTATGGACGATGCCTACATGAAAGAGCGCGCGGATGATATTCGTGATGTGAGCCGCCGTCTAATTCGAAATATTTCGGGCGGTGACACCGTCATCTCCTACCCGGAGGAGCCTTTTATCCTGGTTGCATGGGACGTCACCCCATCCGAGACGCTTCAGCTTCCACTCCAGCATGTACGAGGAATTGTCACGGCAAAAGGCGGCGCTACCTCTCATGCAGCCATCTTGGCACGCTCTCTCGGAATTCCCGCTGTCATGGGTGCAGGCGATGCCTTGATGGAAAAAGTAGACTCCGGAAGCTTGCTGATCATCGATGGAACCTCTGGACAACTGATTGTTTCACCTGATACGGGTACACTGGCTACCTATCAGGAAAAAGCCGCGCAGGAAGAAAAGGAACGCCAATTGTACGAAGCCATTAAGGAACTGCCTGCCGAAACCACCGATGGCCACTGTGTTCACCTGATGGCAAACATGGCTGTGCCAGAAGAATCTGATGCATTGATCGAATCTGGTGTAGAAGGAATCGGTTTGTTCCGCTCCGAGTTTTTGTTCATGGATCGAAGCACCCTTCCCGATGAGGCCGAACAATTTGCTGCATACAAGCATGTAGCCGCTGCTTTTGGCGACAAGCCAGTCATCATTCGCACCTTGGATGTTGGCGGCGACAAGCATTTGCCAGCACTCGCGCTACCACAGGAGGAAAACCCGTTCCTTGGCTTCCGCGCCATGCGCATCTCGTTAGCCAGACCGGAATTGTTCCTGGTGCAATTACGCGCGCTCTTGCGTGCCAGTGCATTCGGTCGCCTGCTGATCATGTTCCCGATGATTTCCCATATGGAGCAGCTTCGTGAAGCCAAACGATTGCTGGAGCAGGCAAAAGCAGAGCTACGGGCAGAAGGGATCGCTTTTGACGAGAATATCGCAGTCGGCATGATGATGGAGATACCGGGTGCCTGCCTGCAAGCAGATGTGTTTGCGAAAGAGGTAGATTTTTTTAGCATCGGCACGAATGATCTCGTTCAATATACGCTGGCAGTAGACCGGATGAATGCCAATATCGCCGAGCTGTACAGCTACTACCATCCAGCCGTATTACGACTGATTTCCCAAGTCATCGAGGCTTCCCATCGGGCAGGTATTTGGACCGGGCTGTGTGGGGAAATGGCGGGAGATCCGTTGGCAACCAAGCTCTTGCTCGGATTGGGGCTCGATGAGTTCAGCGGTGCCGCTTCGGTCATGCCAAAAGTCAAAGAACGTATCCGCTCCACCAGCTTAGAGGAAGCGAAAAGATTGGCTGAACACGTCCTTACACTCTCTACTGTAGACGAGGTCGTTCAGTATCTGAAAGACAGAGCCTTATAA
- a CDS encoding PTS sugar transporter subunit IIA, with protein MLRGLFSRKKQQQEVTFLAPLTGTVLPLSEVPDPVFAGKVVGDGVAILPSADTLVSPVDGKVTHLFPTHHAIGLSTESGLEILMHIGIDTVKLNGKGFTPFVSVGDQVKAGDKLIQFDKSVLEDAGCPIVTPIVITNGDRVAEKNVVAKATVQAGQEPLMTVVLK; from the coding sequence ATGCTACGCGGTCTTTTTTCCCGGAAAAAACAACAACAAGAGGTAACCTTTCTTGCACCATTAACAGGTACCGTACTCCCTCTGTCCGAAGTTCCTGATCCTGTATTCGCAGGTAAAGTCGTCGGTGATGGTGTAGCGATTCTGCCAAGTGCAGACACTCTCGTCTCCCCTGTCGATGGAAAGGTAACACATCTTTTCCCTACTCACCATGCTATCGGGCTGTCGACTGAAAGTGGTCTTGAGATATTGATGCATATTGGAATTGATACCGTGAAATTAAACGGGAAGGGCTTTACCCCATTTGTCTCGGTTGGCGATCAAGTGAAAGCTGGCGACAAGCTCATCCAATTCGACAAGAGCGTACTGGAGGATGCGGGCTGTCCGATTGTGACACCCATCGTCATTACAAACGGTGATCGGGTTGCTGAAAAAAATGTAGTGGCAAAAGCAACTGTGCAAGCAGGTCAAGAGCCACTCATGACTGTCGTCTTAAAATAA
- the tadA gene encoding tRNA adenosine(34) deaminase TadA, which translates to MIQENEHDYYMKQAMEEARKAAAIGEVPIGAVIVRDGEIVGRGYNLRETQKDPTLHAELIAIREASERLGGWRLIGCTLYVTLEPCPMCAGAIVQSRIEKVVYGARDPKAGCAGTLMNLLAEPRFNHQVPVIEGVLAEECGQMLKEFFRGLRKKRQPVQE; encoded by the coding sequence GTGATACAAGAAAATGAACATGATTACTATATGAAACAAGCCATGGAAGAGGCCCGGAAAGCCGCTGCGATTGGTGAGGTTCCAATCGGTGCGGTCATCGTGCGCGACGGGGAAATCGTAGGTCGCGGCTACAACTTGCGGGAAACACAAAAAGACCCTACCTTGCACGCCGAATTGATCGCGATACGGGAGGCGAGTGAACGCTTGGGTGGATGGCGCTTGATCGGGTGTACGCTGTACGTGACGTTGGAGCCGTGTCCAATGTGTGCGGGTGCAATCGTTCAAAGTCGCATCGAAAAGGTCGTGTATGGCGCTCGCGATCCAAAGGCAGGATGTGCCGGGACATTAATGAACCTGCTCGCGGAGCCACGCTTCAATCATCAGGTGCCAGTTATCGAGGGTGTGCTTGCAGAGGAATGCGGGCAGATGCTCAAGGAATTCTTTCGTGGATTGCGCAAAAAAAGACAGCCGGTACAGGAATGA
- the glcT gene encoding glucose PTS transporter transcription antiterminator GlcT → MSREKEKTYAITRVLNHNVVLVEEPGSGQEIVLFGKGIGFGAKPGNTIPAHDLRVEKRFRLENESHQKQYQNILSQVDPAVVGIAEEIIALIASEITPELNEHVHVALPDHIQFAIYRLNNGMEIVNPFLFEIQTLYTKEYALANRAADMIKNAFDLDIPDSEIGFLALHIHSAISYVPVKKAVQFTNIITELVSLIEEQTAITIERSTIDYVRLITHLRFAVERIRQQKFIKNPLLDRVKTTMPEAYQLATELAQYISTRLEIAVPEDEVGYMALHLYRLLQQN, encoded by the coding sequence TTGTCCCGTGAAAAGGAAAAAACGTACGCAATTACGCGTGTGTTGAACCATAATGTCGTACTCGTGGAAGAACCCGGATCCGGACAAGAAATTGTCCTGTTCGGAAAAGGAATCGGATTTGGCGCAAAACCCGGGAATACCATCCCCGCCCATGACTTGCGAGTGGAAAAGCGCTTCAGGCTCGAAAATGAAAGTCATCAGAAGCAGTATCAGAACATTCTGAGCCAAGTAGATCCTGCTGTCGTAGGAATTGCGGAAGAAATCATCGCTCTCATTGCGAGTGAGATCACGCCAGAATTGAACGAACACGTCCACGTTGCCTTGCCTGACCATATCCAGTTTGCGATCTATCGGCTCAATAACGGCATGGAGATCGTGAATCCCTTCTTGTTCGAAATCCAGACGCTGTACACGAAGGAGTACGCACTGGCGAACCGGGCAGCGGATATGATCAAAAACGCATTCGACCTGGACATTCCCGACAGTGAAATCGGATTTCTGGCCTTGCACATTCATTCCGCGATCAGCTACGTCCCAGTAAAAAAGGCTGTCCAATTCACCAACATCATCACAGAGTTGGTAAGCCTGATTGAAGAGCAAACAGCCATTACGATTGAACGCAGTACGATTGATTACGTTCGCCTCATTACCCATTTGCGCTTTGCCGTTGAGCGCATCCGTCAACAAAAATTCATCAAGAACCCGCTTTTGGACCGAGTCAAAACCACTATGCCAGAAGCCTATCAATTGGCAACAGAGCTGGCTCAATACATCTCCACCCGTCTTGAGATCGCTGTACCAGAAGACGAGGTTGGTTACATGGCTCTGCACCTTTATCGCTTATTACAACAAAATTAA
- a CDS encoding RNA polymerase sigma factor — MDSDDRIERWFQQYGHDIYNYLAYFTGRRDVEDLVQEVFTKALRALSGYEGRAQPKTWLLTIARHTAIDNRRKQKMMDWFPENVLRLLTSKERTPEKALVLKEQLQEVYEAMNHLKSTYREVLILRLIEGVSTAETAEILGWSEAKVSTTLHRAIKELQKQIGNSGREVNLHDAIF, encoded by the coding sequence ATGGATTCCGATGACCGAATAGAGCGATGGTTCCAGCAATACGGCCATGATATTTACAATTACCTCGCGTATTTTACCGGACGGAGAGATGTCGAGGATTTAGTCCAAGAAGTTTTTACAAAGGCGCTTAGAGCCTTATCAGGCTACGAAGGAAGGGCACAGCCCAAGACATGGCTTCTGACCATCGCACGCCATACAGCGATTGATAATAGGCGAAAGCAAAAAATGATGGACTGGTTCCCCGAAAACGTCCTCCGACTCCTCACTTCCAAAGAGCGTACACCTGAGAAGGCATTGGTGTTAAAGGAACAGTTGCAAGAAGTATATGAAGCGATGAATCACTTGAAAAGCACGTATCGAGAAGTTCTCATCCTGCGGTTGATCGAGGGAGTATCTACAGCAGAGACGGCAGAAATCTTGGGCTGGAGTGAAGCAAAAGTCAGCACGACGCTCCATCGTGCGATCAAGGAATTGCAAAAACAAATAGGCAATAGCGGCAGGGAGGTTAATCTACATGACGCCATCTTTTGA
- a CDS encoding ribonuclease H-like YkuK family protein has translation MGLTSANTLFDRFHSPTRGLLAKEEVFSHIEHTISSIGGPFEIIVGADSQLKSRGTFFALVITVIRPGHGGTFFYHKFQERRYSSLQQRIFQEAMYAVGLATEVRQYLRDRHLDTPIRLHFDIGTNGPTRKFIQSLLSLAETNHFRAEIKPNSFCASTIADKYTK, from the coding sequence GTGGGCTTAACCTCTGCAAATACGTTATTTGATCGCTTTCACAGTCCGACTAGAGGTCTACTGGCAAAAGAAGAAGTGTTTTCCCACATCGAACATACCATCTCATCAATAGGTGGTCCATTTGAAATTATTGTGGGGGCCGACTCTCAATTAAAAAGCCGCGGGACTTTTTTTGCTCTTGTTATCACAGTGATCCGTCCCGGCCATGGGGGTACCTTCTTTTATCACAAATTTCAGGAACGCCGGTACTCATCCTTGCAGCAGCGTATATTCCAGGAAGCGATGTACGCAGTCGGACTTGCCACAGAAGTACGCCAATATTTGCGGGACCGCCACTTAGATACTCCCATCCGCCTGCATTTTGATATCGGCACGAATGGTCCTACCCGTAAGTTTATCCAGTCTTTGTTGAGCTTAGCAGAAACCAATCACTTTCGTGCCGAGATCAAACCGAACTCCTTCTGTGCATCTACGATTGCCGACAAGTACACCAAGTAA